From the genome of Solanum lycopersicum chromosome 7, SLM_r2.1:
GCTGCTTCTCGTAACTTGTATCCCATATCGTTGTATCGAATATCTCCTCCGCTCTGTTCTCAGATTTCAGTTGAAAAACCCATGACACCAAGTCCCTGCAGTTTTTCCCCCTGCATACCTCCACGGGGCGCTTGCCTGTCAATAGCTCAAGTAGAACAACACCAAAGCTGTAAACATCACCTCGAAAAGTAGCTGTTAGTGTTTGACTGTATTCAGGAGGAATGTATCCTAAGGTTCCAACGAGATCTGTTGTGACGTGAGTATCATAGGGACGCAACAGCCTTGATAGTCCGAAATCAGCTAGATGAGCTTCAAATCTCTCGTTCAAAAGAATGTTGCTGGTTTTAATGTCGCGATGAACTATATTTGGTTCCTTATGCAAATAGGCTAATCCGCGAGCTGCTCCTTGTGCAATCTTTAACCTCATGTCCCATGTTAATGAGCTCCCGTCGACTCTTTCATGTAGCCAATAGTCCAAGCTTCCATTTTCCATGTAAGAATATATCAGCAATCTATCACTCCCGTGTTGACAGTAACCTTGAAGGGATACCAGGTTTTTGTGCTGAGCTCTCGAGAGGGCTTCCACTTCAGCTTGAAATTCGCGCTCCATCTGACCACAATCTCCAGAAAGCCTCTTGATCGCAGTCTTTATGCCATTAGGAAGTTCCGCCTTGTAAACAAGACCAAATCCTCCACATCCAACAATGTTCGACTGGTTAAAGTTGTTTGTTGATTTAAGCAAGTCTGCAACAGTCAGTTCCTTGCAATCAGAATTCTGAAAAAGTACCAACTTAGAAGGAACAAAAGTATCAGACGATCGAGGTGGTCTGCTGAAATCTTCCTCGAAGTCCCCAATCTGGTGACCAGCATCTCTTCTAGACACTCTAAGCAGCACTATTGCAAGAAGAAGTGCAATTCCTACCCCTATGCTGATTGTAATTCCAATAATTCCACCTCGGCCAAGCCTACTACTACTAGAAGGATGAGGACTAGCCGGTCGGAGGTCCAAATTGCTGGCAGCACAAGGAGAAATGATTTTTCCACAAAGTCCAGGATTACCCTCAAAGCTCGAGTTGGGAAAGCTCAAGAACTGGCCCCCTGTTGGAATCGCTCCCTGCAAGTGATTATTAGCTACATTGAACTTGGAAAGAAATGTGAGCTTATTGAGCGAAGCAGGAATTGATCCATTGAGATCATTACATGAAAGATCCAAAACTTCCAGGTTCCCCATATTTGAAATCGAGCTAGGAATAGTCCCCGTAATGTTGTTCTTACTGAGATCCAAGACATGAAGTTGTTTCAGCCGACCAATTTCGGGCCAGATTGTCCCGTTTAGTCTGTTATTACTCAATAAGATAGACGGAGGGAAGCTTGAAGCCTGATTGTACTGCAAACCACTACCGCTTTGATTCCTCTTGACAAACAACGGTATACCAGTGGGAGAATTCAGACTAGATGCATAGTTGTGTGGGGAAATGAGACTCTTAAGATCAGTTAAATTTTTTGGGATTTCACCTGTGAGTGAATTATTCGAGAAATCCAAGTAGAACAATTTTTCCATTTCACCAATCCAAGTAGGAATTTCGCCATCCAAATGATTCCATGACAGGTCAAGCACTTGCAATTTACTGCAATTGTATAACCATATCGGAATTCGCCCATCCAGACCACAGTTCCCCAATGCAAATATCATCAGGTTCTCAAATCCACTCACATTTTTCGGAATCTCTTCACCACGGAAGTTCCTGGTGAGAATAAGAGTTGAAAGATTTCTGCAGTGCTGCAGAACAGATAAAGCTCCAGACAAATTTGAAAGGGAATTATTGGACAACGAGAGGAACACAAGCGATGAAAGGTTTGCATAGTTCTCAGGAATTGGCCCCGTGAATTCGTTTTTGGCAAGACTCAAGATTTTTAATTCCCGACTAGAGAGTGATACCGGAAGATTACCTTTGAAATGGTTAGTTGCAAGATCAAGTGTGCACAGACTTGTCAATTTAGTAAAATCAAGATCAACAGGACCAGACAAAGAATTATTCCTAAGATCAAGCACCCTAAGCACAGAAAGATACGAAATCGTAGAGGGCAATGGTCCCGAAAATCTATTAGAATGTGCAGCTAACTGTTCTAACAATGTCAAATTACCAAACACATTAGGAAGCAAACCATGAAAGCGATTTCCTGATAAAACTAAGGATTTCAGTTTGGAAAGCTTACTAAGCTGTGGACTTAGCTGGCCTGAGAAATTATTGGCAGACAGTGAAAGTTGCTCCAAAGATGTCATCGAATACAATGAGTCCGGAAGGTGACCCCCGAGATCATTAGAATCCACATGTAGCTGCTGGAGCAATGAACTGCAATTATCTAGTCCTCCAAGATCACCAGTAAGATGATTAAGTGATATATCCAGAACCTTAAGCTTCTTGGAGAAACTGCAAATTTCAAACTTGAAACTACCAGTAAACGAATTGTTGCTTATGTTAAATGCAACAAGGTTAGGGAATTCACCAAACTCACTGAAATTTCCAGTGAACAAATTGCTTGATATATTGAGAGAATGGATTGATTCCAATCCATCAAACACCCTCAACACTGGTCCAAGCAACACATTATGACTCAAATCAAGAACTTCCAACTGCTTCATTTTGGACAAGTCCAAAGGCAATCCACCTTCCAAATGATTGTGCGAAAGATCGAGCAATTTCAACTGATCCAATCTCTCCAAGGACTGTGAAACCACACCCCTCAAACCTTTTCTTGACAAATTTAGCCTGATCACTCTACTTTGAGTAGAAACATTACCACAGACAACCCCATCCCATTTACAgcaattaggttcattagaccAAGCTGATAGAATAACCCCATTTGTTAGATTGCCAGCAATTTCTTTCAATGCCAACAAATCATATGGATGACAGTTTTGAACTGGGGTTTCAAGACTCAAAGTTGTACAAAACAGATAAGCCAAAAACACCCAACACACAAAACTCATTGGCAGAAACTCCCAAATCACCATTGATGAAAACACACAAATCTTTATATAAAAGCTCAAAATCAAGATTCCACCACCATATATCCCAAATTTTACAGTTCCAAAATGAAGAAAAGTTTCCACCTTTGATGCAAAATAAGCACCAAGAAAGAACCTTCCTCAGATCCCCtagtacaaaaaaatcaaatcagaTCCCAAGACTGTAAAAATCAAGATTACTTAACGGTAGCAGCAGGGCACCACCACCCTTATTATTATagtaaagaaagaagagaaccCCAGTTGCAGAAACTTCAAATAACACAAATCCCAAGAAAACACCTCAAAAATCTCAAAGAAAAAAGCCTACCAACTACTTGTAATTAAAGCAAGCCCTCTAACTACTTGTATGAATTAACAAACACTTAACTccaaatcataaataaatacacTAAATTACAAAACTCAAAGCCTAAAACTagcaagaaaaaaatgaaaaagatcaGATTTTTTCAACACCCCATCACTTGTAAGAGAAGCAAGAACCCAACTTTCAACTCAAGCAAACTTTTTTAGTTAATTTCAAGAAAGAGGGGCAGAatctaataaagaaaaaaagaagattgtACATTTGTTATTTAAGCTGATAAAGATTGAGCTTTCAAATCAAAGGAACACTTATTATTAAGATTAAGCTAAGTTTAAAAAGCCTTTATTTAGGCTTGTGAGCAATgtcaatcaagaaaaaaatccaaaaacaaaaaacttagGTTGAGTGATTTGAAAATGGTGACAACATAGAGCTGACTTTCCctcatttgtttcttttttttttgccaaaaatttcaCAGTTTCTCATTCACAAAGTCTGACTTTGCTGTCCCAACACCCATTATTTGTCTTTATCTCCTACATATACACACTTGCTTACTACATTAATTTGGTGCGGTCTTACGaggaccaaaaaaaaatttctttcaccATTCCCACGCGCTGTACAAAGCTGTCATAATACCTTgctgagttttttttttttttttaacggaGAGTCTAtcgaaaataaataagttagaTTTATGATAAAAGATCGAAATGAACTTCTTTGGTTATACGTATCGTTTCAATCCATGATAAAGAACTATATATtagttgaataattttttgtgaaaatttttttaGTTGAGTGACTTTGTGTGAAGAACATTATTAGTTGAGTGATCATATCAGATATTAACTAGTGAATTGGAACTAAAATGAGCACATTTCATATACATTAAGGACTACTTCGATCAAGTGAAATACATTAAGGACAATGATAAAGCATTACTCATATATTAAGGACCATTTTGGTCATATTCACCATACACTACACCCCATCAAACTCCACTTGTAGAATCACACTTGATATGTCGTTGTATGAGACAAAGTGTTAGTCATTAACAACTTTCACattcaaaaaatgaaactaTTTGCGAAAATTAGAATGTTACGATTAAAAGTGTGGAAATATTGAGAGATAGAATTAGAAATAATGATATTCGAGATACGGTGGAAGCGACTTTAGTGAAAGACAAGACGTAGAAAATGAGACTGAGATGTTTTGATACGTGAAAAATCCAAAAGAAGTTATTATGACcacatttcataatattttagttGATAGGTATAAATGTAATATACGATTATCAATTTACACTCTCACATaaaatacacacatatatataatgatttatGCATAAATACCTAACTTTTATATAActaaattgttcaaaactaATTTTTACGTTATTAATACGAGCCACCAAACAATTCCTACTATAACAAGCTTTTTGGGGGTAAAGTTTAAGGATGTTAGATAAAGAACATGCCATACTTGTTAActagatgaaaataaaatatagatatatataataaaacttaaatatctTAATAAACATTAATGATGAAACTCATGGATGGGCTATTAATAAGGCTCCAAAAGAGGAATGACAAATGATTATTTATTCAACACACTTTCTAAATAGTttggttgaaaaaaaaaacttggtaGTTAAGTTGGCAATATAATTTAGATGTAAACTCATGATGTGATTCTAGAGGTTTGAGCACTAAATTGAATCACAATTAAATAAAGATAGGTTGTGATTAAAAAGTAACAATAAGAGGAATAGACTTTAGAAGAATTAATGGATAGGCATAAATTTATTTGAGcatgttatattatatatgaaatttcaaaatcactttttaatgaattttccaTGACACTTTAATCTCTTTATTGTTGATTGAAAGCTTCATTCATATCTAAGGTAACTCATACCCTCACTCTTGCTATCATTCCTGCTCTTGATTTGCATCAAATCACTTTATAATATGTTTATTCTTGAGTTTTAAtatgtaaatgaaaaataaagagttcgtaaacttttaaaaaatcgtaatttttataaataattgcaAATTTTTTGAAGGGcaagaaaattgtaatttttcaaaataattgtaatatttCTGATAAAGCACAATAAGTATATATCCGTACTGTTCTTTGttgtttaaaaataaaggagtttcatttttttttcaacgatGAATTTCCTAAACTTCCTTTTAACCTGCACAAATTAATTTTCGTCATTTATCATTAAGTGATTCgctattattgtaattttaggTACTAATAAACTGGTGAGTAAGATCACTCAATTTTGGGAGGATATATTCTAATTTCTCGTATACTTGAGGGAAATCATTTTCTTAAGGACACATTGTACATTCAATGggctcatttttttctttcaatattgtttctGATTTGCtgcatattatattttatttactaattttaaaaatactctCCAAACTTTGTTGTTTGTTATGAAGTTCTTCAAAGATTGTTTTAGGTATTTTAGTAACACAGATAAACAACAATCTATATTGAGCATGCATAATTCGGTGGCATGCATGACACGTGAGTTTTACTTGTACCAGAGCGCGTGATaagtcaattaaatttttttttataaaagaataatatcTTTCGTCTGATCTAACTCTCATCGCCATCATATACCTTCATCATCACGATATCCACGATAATGGACAATATAGCAGAAGAAAACCAACGAAGGAGGGGTGGCTCATAAATTTGCCAGGTTATTCAGCATGAAACTCATACAGTTCACTTTGTTTACTACGAGTGACTCAATAAACACGCCCGTAAAGTAAGCTCAAGTGATCAATTAATACAAGATTATTGCtaattcaaacaaaatatttatatattttactgataaaataaatttattttccgCCCCCGCCCCCCtcccttctttttccttttcttttctagCAATATAGAGTATCAAATTGTCATATATtatagtgaaaaaaaattaaaaagtaccAAACGTACCTTTACTAGTCTACTTGCAATTATTCCTATAGATAGATTGCCTAGAAGAAACTCGATGAACACTTTGGACTTTTAAAACGTGACAGTACACatacattaaattattataaaaaatttcaaatctaacttaattagttgccaatattgaataaaaaaataacttaagttgcaaatgtcattattttttttcaaacaaatgTCGTAGTACGTGATGCAATAACAAAGAATAACGCTCATATAAgtacatattatattatacattatgataagaccaatataacatcatatattatataattaaattaaatgtgaATATGGTCAGATACATTATATTATTACAGCTCAAAGGAAAGAAAAGGACAGTTGTGGAGTCAAAACTATGGACTGGCAATATTAAATAAACTAGGTTGAGTTTTgcctaatatttttttctttttataaattatataggTGTATCGAATATTAACTTATTTCCTATTTTAAATATACGTATTCAAGACGTTTCTTATAATTCAGTTTGAGGAtattattacaataataatatatttaatataaattataatgttacTTACAATTCTTTTTTGCGAAAAATAGTATTTACATAGCCTTATAACCCTATTtaactttctttttaaaaagaataatatatttttatatttggtaatagtttagttttaaaatatactttatttatttctaattacttgtcaattttcttttttaacttgTCTAt
Proteins encoded in this window:
- the LOC101258171 gene encoding phytosulfokine receptor 2, with the protein product MVIWEFLPMSFVCWVFLAYLFCTTLSLETPVQNCHPYDLLALKEIAGNLTNGVILSAWSNEPNCCKWDGVVCGNVSTQSRVIRLNLSRKGLRGVVSQSLERLDQLKLLDLSHNHLEGGLPLDLSKMKQLEVLDLSHNVLLGPVLRVFDGLESIHSLNISSNLFTGNFSEFGEFPNLVAFNISNNSFTGSFKFEICSFSKKLKVLDISLNHLTGDLGGLDNCSSLLQQLHVDSNDLGGHLPDSLYSMTSLEQLSLSANNFSGQLSPQLSKLSKLKSLVLSGNRFHGLLPNVFGNLTLLEQLAAHSNRFSGPLPSTISYLSVLRVLDLRNNSLSGPVDLDFTKLTSLCTLDLATNHFKGNLPVSLSSRELKILSLAKNEFTGPIPENYANLSSLVFLSLSNNSLSNLSGALSVLQHCRNLSTLILTRNFRGEEIPKNVSGFENLMIFALGNCGLDGRIPIWLYNCSKLQVLDLSWNHLDGEIPTWIGEMEKLFYLDFSNNSLTGEIPKNLTDLKSLISPHNYASSLNSPTGIPLFVKRNQSGSGLQYNQASSFPPSILLSNNRLNGTIWPEIGRLKQLHVLDLSKNNITGTIPSSISNMGNLEVLDLSCNDLNGSIPASLNKLTFLSKFNVANNHLQGAIPTGGQFLSFPNSSFEGNPGLCGKIISPCAASNLDLRPASPHPSSSSRLGRGGIIGITISIGVGIALLLAIVLLRVSRRDAGHQIGDFEEDFSRPPRSSDTFVPSKLVLFQNSDCKELTVADLLKSTNNFNQSNIVGCGGFGLVYKAELPNGIKTAIKRLSGDCGQMEREFQAEVEALSRAQHKNLVSLQGYCQHGSDRLLIYSYMENGSLDYWLHERVDGSSLTWDMRLKIAQGAARGLAYLHKEPNIVHRDIKTSNILLNERFEAHLADFGLSRLLRPYDTHVTTDLVGTLGYIPPEYSQTLTATFRGDVYSFGVVLLELLTGKRPVEVCRGKNCRDLVSWVFQLKSENRAEEIFDTTIWDTSYEKQLLEVLSIACQCIVQDPRQRPSIDQVVLWLEAIASVKER